A window from Centropristis striata isolate RG_2023a ecotype Rhode Island chromosome 2, C.striata_1.0, whole genome shotgun sequence encodes these proteins:
- the dbndd1 gene encoding dysbindin domain-containing protein 1 has protein sequence MEAQGGAGSPEPNKDIQKLLKPSSSGDLSKELFHHPAGEEEESGLSGHTASLLHITEKRQPLSSVSSLEVHFDLLDLTELTDMSDQELAEVFADSDEENHNESPAGSHQPVLPRGGYMRSPSWTRCSKVEPPRERKHHSDSDTAEPLMKLERPKQP, from the exons ATGGAGGCACAGGGAGGGGCAGGGAGCCCAG AGCCCAATAAAGACATCCAGAAGCTGCTGAAGCCCTCCAGCTCAGGTGACCTATCCAAGGAGTTGTTCCACCACCCagcaggggaggaggaggagagcggcCTGTCGGGGCACACTGCGAGCCTGCTGCACATCACCGAGAAGAGAC AGCCACTGAGTAGTGTGTCTTCTTTGGAGGTGCACTTTGACCTTCTGGATCTGACTGAGCTGACGGACATGTCTGACCAGGAACTGGctgaagtttttgcagattCCGATGAGGAGAACCACAACGAGTCCCCAGCAG GTTCCCACCAGCCTGTGCTGCCCAGAGGTGGGTACATGCGCTCCCCCTCGTGGACGCGCTGCAGCAAAGTCGAGCCCCCGCGAGAGAGAAAGCACCACAGCGACTCGGACACCGCAGAGCCCTTAATGAAGCTGGAGAGGCCAAAACAGCCGTGA